The following proteins come from a genomic window of Triticum aestivum cultivar Chinese Spring chromosome 6A, IWGSC CS RefSeq v2.1, whole genome shotgun sequence:
- the LOC123127343 gene encoding probable protein phosphatase 2C 12 has product MGICASSEHLAQQGQEADESIVYVMDEEGGGGASSPRKVASLFSQKGKKGPNQDAVILCQGFGMEGGVFCGVFDGHGRCGHLVSKLVRDYLPFMVLSHRNALLLADADADADDPVFSDASPSSSADSSGNSSPHPSQMLGEWREACTNAFKAMDNELKLQANMDCNFSGTTAVCAIKQGKDLIIANLGDSRAVLATMSGAGYLKAVQLTTDQKPGLPEEAERIKRCEGRVFALREEPGVMRVWLPGENLPGLAMARALGDSRLKHHGVISTPQVTGHRIGDADLFIILATDGVWDVLSNEEVVSIVCATPRKQHASKAVVEAAVQRWKTKYPSSRVDDCSAVCLFLHDHGASAPQRPGSSS; this is encoded by the exons ATGGGGATCTGCGCGTCATCGGAGCACCTCGCCCAGCAGGGGCAGGAGGCGGACGAGAGCATCGTCTATGTCATggacgaggaaggaggaggcggcgcgtcGTCGCCGAGGAAGGTGGCCTCCCTCTTCTCCCAGAAGGGCAAGAAAGGCCCCAACCAGGACGCCGTCATCCTCTGCCAG GGATTCGGCATGGAGGGCGGCGTGTTCTGCGGCGTGTTCGACGGCCACGGCAGGTGCGGCCACTTGGTGAGCAAGCTGGTGAGGGACTACCTCCCCTTCATGGTCCTGAGCCACCGGAACGCGCTGCTCCTGGCGGACGCGGACGCGGACGCCGACGACCCCGTGTTCAGCgacgcctcgccgtcgtcctccgcggacAGCAGCGGCAACTCGTCGCCGCACCCGTCGCAGATGCTGGGggagtggagggaggcctgcaccAATGCGTTCAAGGCCATGGACAACGAGCTCAAGCTGCAGGCCAACATGGACTGCAACTTCAGCGGCACCACGGCAGTGTGTGCCATCAAGCAG GGCAAGGATCTGATCATTGCCAACCTCGGAGACTCGAGGGCGGTTCTTGCGACCATGTCTGGGGCCGGCTACCTCAAGGCCGTACAGCTCACCACCGACCAGAAGCCCGGCCTGCCTG AGGAGGCGGAGAGGATCAAGAGGTGCGAGGGGCGCGTGTTCGCGCTGAGGGAGGAGCCGGGCGTGATGCGGGTGTGGCTGCCCGGCGAGAACCTCCCGGGGCTGGCCATGGCGCGCGCGCTGGGGGACTCGAGGCTGAAGCACCACGGGGTCATCTCGACGCCGCAGGTGACGGGGCACCGGATAGGCGACGCGGACCTGTTCATCATCCTGGCCACGGACGGGGTGTGGGACGTGCTGAGCAACGAGGAGGTGGTGTCCATCGTGTgcgccacgccgcggaagcagcacgCGTCCAAGGccgtggtggaggcggcggtgcagaggtGGAAGACCAAGTACCCGTCCTCACGGGTGGACGACTGCTCCGCGGTCTGCCTCTTCCTGCACGACCACGGCGCGTCGGCGCCGCAGCGGCCAGGAAGCTCTAGCTAG